ATTCTACCGAAGATACACATATCAAAATTCCTGGCATTGTGCAGACTTCAAATTAATAAATCGCTGCATTGTAATAGTAGTAAATGAATCCCTGCCATCAAATTAGAATTCAAATTGGTAACGGCTCGAATCAGCGGAATTGAATATGCAAAATTTGAGCTCGAAACCATTAGAGCGTTTATTTGTACACTTACTTGGGACGAGTTGGGTGGGTGGATGCATAGAAGAGCTTGCCGCAGCGCAGTCGCTGTAGTCGCGGCTGAGCTATCATATAAAAAGAAGACGTAAGGCGCCACAGTCAGCCACTACGCGGTCGGCAGCGAAGAGTCCACTTTTCTGACGGTTGCTCTAAACCAAGGCAAAATGGCTGGCTGTGCAGTTCTGTAAGGGACACTAAGAACCTAGTGCGGTTATTGGAAGGGGGCCTAGACTCTGTCTAAAGCACATTTCACTCTCTCTTTCAGAATTTTGGTGCTGTTCTTGAGCACACCCCTGTTGCATGTTGTCGGCACGCAGTTGGTGGAGCTCCAACCGATCAACAGTGGTCCGACGGTAGCTCCGTTGGGCTGCCATCGACGCGTATACACATACAAGGTGACCCAATCCGATTTGCTGGGACATGAGTGCTGGGATTATGTGAGCGTTTGGTCCTGTTGGGGGCGTTGTGACTCTAGCGAAATATCGGACTGGAAATTTCCATACAAACGCTCATTTCATCCAGTATGCGTGCACGCCCAGCGGCAGCCAGCGGAAGCTATACTCAAGAACTGTCACCCCGAAGCCGATGAGGGCATAAGCAAGTATCACTACATGGAGGCGGTGAACTGCCACTGCCATACATGCTCCACACAGGACACCAGCTGCGAGGCTCCAGCTAATAACGTGCTAGACGAGGGCAGCAAGGCTGTCAAAGTCTTGACCCTCACTGGAGCCGATTCCGTGGACCTGGACTATTAGACGAATGTACATAAACTGGTTTATGGTTCAGTGTAGTGCAGTACGGGGGCTTCTTTGGTTACAATAAAACATACTTTATAGCACGTTGCATTTAAAGCACACATCCGAAgcttttatacaatttttgGTGAAGCATCTACTGTGTGTACTTTCTTAGCTACAAGCGTTTTTTTCTTATAGTCTAAAGCCTGATGAACATGAAACGATCATATACGTCCTGATAAcctaaaatatatatatatatgtatttataatATAAAACAAAACTTCATATTACGTGGTCAAGCCCATCGAAGCGTCTACTGTGTGCTCGTGCTTGGCAAGCTTAGCCATCGTTATCTACAGGAATTTTGGACTTGAGTTAGTGCCTCTCTCCTGCGCTAACAGGTATAGGCAATAGAGAGACGAGATGCCTAGGCCAATAGCACCGCCAAGTGCACACCTCCGTAGGCCAGCTTAAAAAAGGAATCGAATCGATTAATTGTCTCTATTTAAGTGAAGTTGAACCACTCACCTGTGGATTTATACAGCAGGCCTGTGGCAGAGCCCGCAATTACTGTGTTGACATGGTCATCCTCGCCACGAGAGTATTGCAATAGCACACCGCACGCCGAATAGAGCACCGCCAGGGTCCCCAGAGAGTTTGCCGTTCCAGAACCCTGCTTCATAATGTGATTGATTAACCTGCGATTGGAGAGATCACGTATTAGAGCATCTTAAAATTAAATAGCATAATGTACTCACTgagttcgccgcagtttcCCCGTCTGATTGAGCGCGTTGGTGGCCTTAAAACCATTGTATACTCCCGCTAGACCTCCAATACCGCCGCCAATCATAACCGAAGTGCCAATCTGGGAGAAGGCTAGCTCAAAACGGCCACGCTGCTTGTTGGCTCCCTCGGGAAAGATGAACTCGGGCTGTGCCTGCTGCAGGAAGCGTGAATCGTAGTTGAGGTATGGCGAGACCGGAGCGCTACTAAATTTGCTTGCACCAGATGTGTAGTTTGATGTTGTTGCTTCTTCAACTGCACCGTGATTAAGAATTATTAAGCTAATGTATTTTCATTCAGGAAAAACCAACAGGTAAATCCACAGCTAGTACATATGTAACAAACGAGTCACATTGCGTAACGTAGTTCTTTGCTTACCGGCTGGCGCGGGCGCCAATGAAAATGGTTTCCGCAGAAAGTCGTCACTCATTTTTGAATTTGTTTGCTTGATTTGCCAAGGGAATGGTACTAATTTTGTTGTTCAGTCAGCCGGTCAATTGTATAAAAGATCGTTTCGCACTACAGATGCAAACGATTTCCTCCTGTTTTCTTAGTTTCCTAGTTTGTCTGGTCAGCGTGACGTATGGGGGGGAGCACGCCTGATTTTGAGCACTTTcgatacatatacatacagtTTGAACAAATTAAATATCGCCATCGAAAATATCgatatattttataaatttCAAGTTCCATGCATATATAACCATATCATAATATTTAGAAAGTTGTAAGGAAATTTTTCATACAAAAAATTCTCTTTGAAAAATGAATTTTGTTGATAAAGCTAAAAATACGGCACCAACGAATTCaagaaccgacggcgtttaAATAGTTTTTATATGACTTAGAACCTGTATAAAAATAAGAATATAAATGTGCAATTATTTCTTGTAATTTTGTAAAATAATTTACGTATCcatataaataaatcaaacaaataacagcttttattttatttcctacGCCAAAGATACTTAAAAAAAAAGCGAAGCATGAATTtatatgaaaaaaaatatataaatatatgaaATTTACATTGAAATACGCTGGAACAGAGAGCTGGGACATCTGTTGGTACATTTTCTTTGTATGAACTGACACATCTATATACTATATGGTAAGAGTCGTCGGGGAATATCACGAACCAATACTATCgtatacaaataaaaaaatcgCCAGTATCGATATATACACATATCGATATAGCCCATGACTGTTTTGTTTTCATTGTTTGATGGGGCGGCTGTGCTGTGTTCGTTGCTTCGAGTTTTGTTGTTCTTAAGATAACAATTCCCATTTCAGAATTGAAATATATAAAGATAGTTATATGTTAAGTGTgtgagtgcgtgtgtgtgcgtacgCGGATGCTGCAGGGCCTAGAAGGGACAACAACTGACTAACATAAAATCAAAGGCTtcaaccaaagaaatcgtttGTTGTGTGAGTTCTGGACGGGAGAGTCAGGAGGGGAGAAAAAGGTGCCGGCGTTTCTGGAGTGTATTTATTTTACTTTTACCTTGAACTCAAAACAAATGTCTTCAACCGAAGTAAAGCTGTCTCGTCTGCTGATCCTGGCGCAAAAGTTTAACAATTTCTATCTGACAGGTAAGAAGTGCAGTTTGCGCAAAATGCACAAAAAACCCGGCCCTGAAAATGGGTTTGGTCGTTGCCTTCCGGGTGTgtgtgcatacatatgtacgtatgtatgtccATTGTGGATTGTGTGGGTGGCGCTTGTGGAAGAGAGGGGCTGCGGCAGCCAGTGTTAACTTTAACTGATTCAGAGACGGTAaatatacatacgtacatgTACTAGTACGGCTGTTTATCGATTAGTTTGTTTACTTGGCTGTGTGGGTGCGTATGTGTATGCCAGTGCGTTTCTGATTCCGcagcctgctgcctgctgcctgctgagTGCGCTCGACAGACCGGAGCTCCTGCAACCTCTAAAATAATCACCAAATTGTTCAACAACTACCTACATATTCTGTTCCCTATCAGCTTACATTCACTGTAAACTGTAATAACTGAAACTAACAGAATTCAATAGAACGCCAATCGAGCCAGAGCTCTTATGCAAGATCATTTTTATCAAGCGGAATACAAGAGCTAAATAtacattgtacatacatatgtatgtacatctgtgcatatgtgtgtacataaTGCGGCCAGCCTAATTGGTTTCTTATAATTGGGAACCTTGGCTCCGCTGCGCTTGGGTGTTATTGTCAACTATCAACTAATATTTCTCCTTGTTTGTTGCCACAAGATTTTCTACGCGTCAACTTGAGCCGATCAAAGCTTTTgacatatgcatgtatgtatatgcatattTTATGTGTAGTGTATGTATAATAAACAGGAGGGAGCAACGGCAGAGGGAACTCTGAGAACGCACACTCTCACAGCCAAGTTTTAACATCCAGAGCCGTCTCTCGAGCACTTCCCGACACATGTTAACTGTAAACATACACATGTATCATATTTATGTGTCGCGTGGTCGTCATTTAAATAAGGAATACCCTTACTTCAGCTATCGCTGTGGGAAGTATTCCTCGTGATAAGCAGGTTCAATGTAGTGCTTTTGAAATAAATTCAGAATAATCTAAAGTAAGTCGAAATAATTCGCGGAAACGACCTTTGACAATTTGTCAAACAGctgaattgaattgaattggcAAAACTATATGTCTACTCTTCAAACGTGACTCGCTTGGACACAAATCAGTATCTGCAGAACGATATGTACTTGGGAGTATATCCAGGAAAACAGGTGTTAACTGGAATCTAATCGCATTTCTCCATAAAGGCCGTATCTAATCGGAATGAGCATGCTGAAAGGTTTGCAATAAATACTTAAATGAACTTGTACTGTTTGACAACTTTGAGATCAATAGAAGAAACAAACAAATCTTTATCACCCGATTAAGAGAATCAAGTTCCTATGATTTATGGTTTTTGTGTACTGCACCATATTAATAAATAGAGTGAGTAGTTTACAGTCAAAATTAGGTAAAAATCACTCTAACTTCACTTGCTATTAATGTACCTATTTATGAATGTTTCGGGGATAAGAGACTAGAAGCCAGCAATCCCGTGGTAAATAATACTCTGTACTACATAATACGAGTACTATTTTGAGTAGACGGTACCAcagacatatgtacatacgtacatatgtacacatctATTCATAATTTTCGCTATAATTTCTTTCTGCTTGAGCTGTGACTTGGAAAGAGCTCTAGCGGCATACATAAACATATCCAATTAACGATAATCTTCACAACTAACAGGCTTTCACAAGGGCGACATACGTCCTTTTTTGGTTGAGGGTCAACAAGTTGGTCTCATCAAATCGGATGTTCTGAAGCAGCTCGTTAAGTATCCTGAAGTGTTCTGCATACGTGACTGTGAGCAGACGAAACAGGTAGGTCTTTTGTGCTTATCCGAATGCCATTTACAGGTCCTTTGCTAATGCAAATATTATATTTCATCCACCCAAGGGACTGGTGGAGCTGAACCCGGCATTTCGTGACTATAATGAGCGCACAGAGCAGCTGGAGAAAGTATTGCGTAACCTGCGCAGCGAGGAATTGTTCCCGGCTCTGCAGGGATGGCGGGATGAGTACTTCGAGGTGAAGTCCGATCACAGGGCTTTGCTGAAAATGGAGCGGGCGGCAACGCCCCTATTTGGAGTACGCAAATATGGCGTCGACATCAACGGCTATGTGAGACATCCGACGCAAGGCTTGTGCATTTGGCTGCAGCAGCGTTCCAATACCAAAGAAACCTGGCCAGGCAAGTGGGATAATATGGTGGGGGGCGGCCTATCTGTGGGCTTTGGCATTAAGGAGACGGCCATTAAAGAAGCCGCTGAGGAGGCATCCATTCCAAGTGATCTTGTCAAGAACTTAGTGTCAGCCGGATGTGTCTCTTTCTTCTTTGAAAGTCGACAAGGGCTTTTCCCCAACACTGAGTACGTGTTCGACTTGGAGCTGCCTCTTGACTTCGTTCCCCACAACGCTGATGGCGAGGTGCAGGCCTTTGAACTGCTACCAGCCAAGGAATGTGTGGAGCGAGTGTTTACGCCGGACTTTAAAACAACCTCAGCGCCGGTGGTGATCGACTTCTTAATACGGCACGGTCATATTACGGCTGATGACGGTGAGAAAACAACTGAGATTGTTACCGATAGACAACAGTAGACTTGATTCCGACTTCTTTCAGTGGTAG
The sequence above is a segment of the Drosophila miranda strain MSH22 chromosome 4, D.miranda_PacBio2.1, whole genome shotgun sequence genome. Coding sequences within it:
- the LOC108161920 gene encoding thyrostimulin beta-5 subunit → MAGCAVLILVLFLSTPLLHVVGTQLVELQPINSGPTVAPLGCHRRVYTYKVTQSDLLGHECWDYVSVWSCWGRCDSSEISDWKFPYKRSFHPVCVHAQRQPAEAILKNCHPEADEGISKYHYMEAVNCHCHTCSTQDTSCEAPANNVLDEGSKAVKVLTLTGADSVDLDY
- the LOC108161919 gene encoding mitochondrial import inner membrane translocase subunit Tim23, whose protein sequence is MSDDFLRKPFSLAPAPAVEEATTSNYTSGASKFSSAPVSPYLNYDSRFLQQAQPEFIFPEGANKQRGRFELAFSQIGTSVMIGGGIGGLAGVYNGFKATNALNQTGKLRRTQLINHIMKQGSGTANSLGTLAVLYSACGVLLQYSRGEDDHVNTVIAGSATGLLYKSTAGLRRCALGGAIGLGISSLYCLYLLAQERGTNSSPKFL
- the LOC108161916 gene encoding uncharacterized protein YJR142W isoform X2, with amino-acid sequence MSSTEVKLSRLLILAQKFNNFYLTGFHKGDIRPFLVEGQQVGLIKSDVLKQLVKYPEVFCIRDCEQTKQGLVELNPAFRDYNERTEQLEKVLRNLRSEELFPALQGWRDEYFEVKSDHRALLKMERAATPLFGVRKYGVDINGYVRHPTQGLCIWLQQRSNTKETWPGKWDNMVGGGLSVGFGIKETAIKEAAEEASIPSDLVKNLVSAGCVSFFFESRQGLFPNTEYVFDLELPLDFVPHNADGEVQAFELLPAKECVERVFTPDFKTTSAPVVIDFLIRHGHITADDDFTQIVELLHVPLQSLYIYKTRLEQIQKQQKQQQQQQQEKLPNDESNCNCGSLPIKPLENGHKKAA
- the LOC108161916 gene encoding uncharacterized protein YJR142W isoform X1; the protein is MSSTEVKLSRLLILAQKFNNFYLTGFHKGDIRPFLVEGQQVGLIKSDVLKQLVKYPEVFCIRDCEQTKQGLVELNPAFRDYNERTEQLEKVLRNLRSEELFPALQGWRDEYFEVKSDHRALLKMERAATPLFGVRKYGVDINGYVRHPTQGLCIWLQQRSNTKETWPGKWDNMVGGGLSVGFGIKETAIKEAAEEASIPSDLVKNLVSAGCVSFFFESRQGLFPNTEYVFDLELPLDFVPHNADGEVQAFELLPAKECVERVFTPDFKTTSAPVVIDFLIRHGHITADDVVDFTQIVELLHVPLQSLYIYKTRLEQIQKQQKQQQQQQQEKLPNDESNCNCGSLPIKPLENGHKKAA
- the LOC108161916 gene encoding uncharacterized protein YJR142W isoform X3, which produces MSMLKGFHKGDIRPFLVEGQQVGLIKSDVLKQLVKYPEVFCIRDCEQTKQGLVELNPAFRDYNERTEQLEKVLRNLRSEELFPALQGWRDEYFEVKSDHRALLKMERAATPLFGVRKYGVDINGYVRHPTQGLCIWLQQRSNTKETWPGKWDNMVGGGLSVGFGIKETAIKEAAEEASIPSDLVKNLVSAGCVSFFFESRQGLFPNTEYVFDLELPLDFVPHNADGEVQAFELLPAKECVERVFTPDFKTTSAPVVIDFLIRHGHITADDVVDFTQIVELLHVPLQSLYIYKTRLEQIQKQQKQQQQQQQEKLPNDESNCNCGSLPIKPLENGHKKAA